The following proteins are co-located in the Syngnathus scovelli strain Florida chromosome 5, RoL_Ssco_1.2, whole genome shotgun sequence genome:
- the coq7 gene encoding 5-demethoxyubiquinone hydroxylase, mitochondrial, with amino-acid sequence MQRTVYRVFNGWTNRGVPLIAQCSSKSRASLWSSRDYSVVPTPLDREEKEMLDRILRVDHAGEYGANRIYAGQMAVLGRSSTGPLIQEMWDQEKKHLEKFNEILAESRVRPTALLPLWNIAGYLLGASTAMLGKEAAMACTVAVEESISEHYNSQIRTLMEKDPERYTELLKIIKEFRDDEMEHHDLGLEHDAESVPGYWLLKNVIQLGCKGAIYASQRV; translated from the exons ATGCAAAGAACCGTATACAGAGTTTTTAATGGCTGGACAAACAGGGGCGTCCCATTGATTGCACAATGCAGCTCAAAAAGCAGAG CGTCCTTGTGGAGCTCACGTGATTACAGCGTGGTGCCGACTCCACTTGACAGGGAAGAGAAGGAGATGCTTGACCGCATCCTACGTGTAGACCATGCAGGTGAATATGGTGCCAATCGCATCTACGCCGGCCAGATGGCAGTGTTGGGCAGGTCTAGTACTGGACCTCTCATCCAA GAAATGTGGGATCAAGAAAAAAAGCATCTTGAGAAATTTAATGAAATACTTGCTGAGAGCAGAGTCCGGCCAACTGCACTGCTACCACTTTGGAACATTGCTGGCTATTTATTAG GGGCATCCACTGCAATGTTGGGTAAGGAGGCGGCCATGGCCTGCACTGTGGCAGTGGAGGAGAGCATCTCTGAGCACTACAACAGCCAGATAAGAACTCTGATGGAGAAGGATCCTGAGCGATATACTGAACTATTAAAA ATTATAAAAGAGTTCCGAGATGATGAGATGGAGCATCACGATCTAGGACTGGAGCATGATGCTGAATCA GTACCGGGATACTGGCTACTTAAAAATGTCATCCAGCTCGGGTGCAAAGGTGCAATTTATGCTTCTCAACGTGTGTAA